In Chionomys nivalis chromosome 21, mChiNiv1.1, whole genome shotgun sequence, the genomic window GGACAAGAGCTGACTAACATCCCCTGGGTGCGCCTGGTTTTGTCTGAAGTAAACATAAGAGTGATCGTTTTGGCTCATTAAGATGGCTAAAGACATTCTGAACAATGGGAATACCTTTTCATTCCTCTGGTCCTTGACTCTTCACAAACACCCCAACGCAAAGCTGCTCTGTTTGTCTCACTAGGAAGCAGCCAAAGGATGCTAGACTTTTAGGTAGGtgctctctattttttttataaaatgatacCCCTTGATAAAACTGCCTAATCTCACATAATTGAACGTATTGCTATACAATATAGTAAGTTCTCTGGAAAGTAGACGTCTTCATAATATAAAGACCAGATGTGAAATTATGAGTAGAACAGACATTAACCTTTCTTTCTCGGCTTTCCAAGGCGAAAAACCTAGTCCCTGATGCTTTCCTGATTTATTCCAGGATGGTAAACAAAGCTAATCCATTCACCAATAAGCAACAACCTTTTAAAGTCAACTGGTACTTCCTCATCACGTACACGTCTCGTCTCTACAATTGCCTCTCAAAAGTTATTATATAAACTTGAAACACTTTTTGTCCAAAATTAGTTTTAATTAAGCAGTACAGTGTAGATGATCAAGAAGGAATATGTAGCATTATAAAAGagctccccccctccccaggaAATGGTAGCTGTGGGTAGAATATGAGCCGTGGTGCACACAGCCAGGCTTTCTGCAGTCCTCTCTTCCATGGCGGGCCTCACCCTCTCTGCGCCCATTTCAGGAATACATGGTCAGCTGCAGCCACTCTCGGAGGGACACCTGAATCAGGCCATCGGCATCGCGGTCCAGAGACTTGAATGAGCGAAACATGGCGTCCAGCCGGACCAGGCAGCTGATGAAGTTGTTAAAATTCATGCTGCCGTCCTCGTCAGCATAGCGGCGGACAACCATGCGGTAGAGCTGCTCATTGAGCTGGAAGCCTGCAGCCTGCACAGCCCCGTGCAGCTGGGAGCTTCTGAGAACGCCGGAGTGGTCGCTGTCGTACTGCTTGAAGACACACTGCCATTTCTTGATGTTGTTCCACAGGTACTTAAACTCCTCAAAGCCCAGCTTCCCGGTCGTGTCGCTGTCCATGACAGCCACAATGCTCCTGCAAGTGTCAAGGCTGAAGCCATCGGTCTTCAGATCCTTGTGCTTCGCAAGGACTTTGTTGAGAATATTCTTCAGGTCACTGGCACCCACCTCCATGTCGGGTCCAGCCAGCTGTGCAAACTGTTGCCGAAACCGCCTGACCTCCTCACTCTCCGAGGCCTCCACAGCGGTAAAATGCCGCTGCTGCGGGGGAGGCGGCTCGGGGGTATATTGAGCTGCAGCAGCCTCGCTGATAAAATTGACAATCCCCCCAATAATCCCTCCGATGTTGCCTccggctcctcctcctcctccatgaccacctcctccaagaaggccTCCAAGAGCCCCCCCAAGACCCCGATCGGCCCCTTCGAGGATCGCCTTTGCCAGAAACATGCCTGCGGGTTAGTGAGCAGGTGTGAACGCTGCGAAAATCCTGGAGACGGCTTGGAGAGAGCTGCAATGGAGTCAGAgcagtgcacatgtggaagaaCTGGCTTTTCTGTACCTGCTTAAAACTGCACCACACCCCAGGAGACGGTTCATCTCCAACTGAAGTTGCTGAGTTCCGCTGGGTCCTAGCACCAGTCGAATTTTCATGGGCCTCAATGCAGTCCTTTTTCCGTGTCTTTAGATAGTCCATGTCAGAATACTATTTTAAATAGGAAATATAAAACTAtaagcctggcctacaagagctagttccaggacaggcaccaaagctacagagaaaccctgtctcgaaaaaccaaaaaaaaaaaaaaaaaaaaaaaaacaaaactataaattGCTATGTGTTCTGACTTTTGCTAGCATCCAAAGCAGGACATGAATTTTCTTCACAGGAGAAGGTAAATGATTCAAATCAACAACTTTTTAACCAAGGAATATTTACTGTAGGGATCGAACTGAAGAAAATTCTTGGGAATTTGATACGGATGCTGTCCTTCTTCTAATCCAGAATTCAATTCTTAAGGACAACTTGGTAGGGAGGTCTTCTTCAGTCAAAGTCTCCAGATCCTACCCTCAGAAATTAATTCCGTCTAGAGGTCGGCTATAGGACCCCTAATTACTATTTTTGGGACCTCTTGGAGGCTAACACTTATACAAGCTATGCTGTATATGTATATGCCTCTGTGGAACCTGTGGTGCTGGAGTCAGGCATCTGTGAGCTGCTGATTGCCTGTCAGATGTGAATTCATCCTATGCAAGAGCAGAATGTGCACATGTCCTAGCCCACACTGTAAATTCTTATCTAAATGTTTGAAGGAATTCGCCAATGAAGCCATATGCCCTgggcctttctttgtaaagaagttACTGACTTACTTGGGTCCAAACTTAACTCCTTtagggctagagggatggctcagcagttgagagcaagTACTGTACCTGCAGAGAACCAAGTTTGGTACCCATCACCCGTATCAGGCGACAATCTCCTTTAACTgcagtttctggggatctgatacccctttctggcctcagtgggcattgtaggcatatatacataaacacacacacacacacagagttacagatcaaataaaatccttttttttaaaggctgcTTCATTGGGTCATTAATAGAAAAAGAATCTTAGGTCTTTAGAGATTTTTATGAGTCTGCAGACTCAGTCATGGCACGCTAAGTATTTCTAAGAATGACTCTACATTGTCTAAGTTATCCAGATGGGTGGTACACAGTTGCTCTTGCATTGATTGCTATTTCTGTAAAATTAGCACTTACGattctcctcccatttccactAATTTGTCTGGCTtccttgtctgttttctttctccaataTTATATTTGTGAGATTTAAGTATGTATTTCTAACAAGCATTTTCAGAAGTCAGTGTGTGGTAGGTGGGTCTCAGACAACACTCTGAGAAAGCCTACCTTCAATATGCTACATTTGAACTCACATCCTCCATAGCGCTTTGAGAGTTCCACTGGTGAATTCAGAGAAAGATGGCTAGGACTTAATGGTTAAACTATTGTATCGCTTAATGACTAAGGAaatagttcagtcagtaaagtgtggAGAACATGGGGACCTCAGTTTGGATCTCAAGAAGCC contains:
- the Capns2 gene encoding calpain small subunit 2 — its product is MFLAKAILEGADRGLGGALGGLLGGGGHGGGGGAGGNIGGIIGGIVNFISEAAAAQYTPEPPPPQQRHFTAVEASESEEVRRFRQQFAQLAGPDMEVGASDLKNILNKVLAKHKDLKTDGFSLDTCRSIVAVMDSDTTGKLGFEEFKYLWNNIKKWQCVFKQYDSDHSGVLRSSQLHGAVQAAGFQLNEQLYRMVVRRYADEDGSMNFNNFISCLVRLDAMFRSFKSLDRDADGLIQVSLREWLQLTMYS